From the Gemmatimonadales bacterium genome, the window GCGTAGCGCAGCCCGGTTAGCGCGCCTGCTTCGGGAGCAGGAGGTCCCGGGTTCAAATCCCGGCGCCCCGATAGGAGAAACCGAGTCCCCGCCACCTCAAGGGTGAGCGGGGATTTCTGTTTCCTAGCGTTGGACCCGAAACGAACACCTGGTCGACGGCGGGCGTCCATGCCAACACCGCGCAGCCACCTCGCCGCGCCTCGGGTCGCATTGGACGGCACGGCTCATATCGTGACCCTTGGCGGATCGGAGATGGGGCCTCGCTGCCGACAGGTACCGTCAGCCAGGTCTACATGCCGTAATCGGCTGCGCCAGCGGAGCAAACTCGTAGGCGAAACACCGACATCCCTCTCAGGCTGCCCCCGATCCCGAGGACATCCGCTGATTCGTATCGTTGGCCATCATCAGCGGCACCCGGAGTCATACCGGCAGTCTCGGAGGGACGGCGATGTCACCGATCGCGATGGAACAGGAACCCGGCACTTACGTGCTCGCCACCGGAGGGGCGGCCGCCTACCGCCTGCGGATCCTGCACCAGGTCTATGGCGCCGGCAGTCGGCGTCTGCTCCGTCTGGCGGGCCTCGGGGCCGGAATGCGGGTGGCGGACCTGGGGTGCGGGATCGGGCAGGTCACGGCGGATCTCGCGGAGCTAGTGGGGCGCGAGGGACACGTCGTCGGAGTGGATCTCAGCCGCGCCCAGCTTGACGAGGCGGACGAGCTGATCCAGGAGCGGGGACTCACCAACGTCACCTTCGTGGAGGCCAGTGCCGCTGCCACCGGCCTGCCCGCGGCTTCATTCGACCTGGTGTATTGCCGGTACTTACTCATCCATCTGGCCGAGCCGGACGCGGCGCTGCGCGAGATGCATCGCCTGTTGCGTCCGGGAGGAATGCTGGTGTGCGAGGACGGAGATCTGACGTCCGCCGGCAGTGAGCCCGCCTCCGCACTGGGGCTGTTTGCGGAGCTCTTCGGGGCGCTTGGTCCCAAGCGCGGGGTCGATTACACCCTCGGCAGGCGGCTCTATCAGATGATCCGTGCGGCCGGCTTCGCCTCGCCCGACATCGCCTTCAATCAGCCGGCCTTCGCGCGCGGCGACGGCAAGCGGCTGCTGGAGCTGTCGGTCGCAGAAGCGGGCCCCGCGTTCGTGGAGGCGGGGCTCATCTCCGCCGAAGCCCTGCGGGATGGCGTGCTCGCGATGCGGCGCCTCGCGGGTGACGAGACGGTGCTCGCCATCATGCCGCGGATGGCCCAGGTCTGCGCGGCGAAGCTGGCCGCGTAAGGGGTGCAACTCGGTCTACGGAGAGGTAGCGGAGGCTCCGGCGCTCACCGTGCGTTGCGCGCCGGAGGCCGAGTCCGCCTGCGCCAGCCAGGCGAGGCTCACCCGCTTGAACGCGTAGGGGGCGCTGTAGGCGGAGAGATACAGGTCGTCGGGCTCTCGCGGCAAGTCGGCCCCGAGATAGTAGCGAAGCACGTTCCCCAGCACATTGACCACGGTCACGCTGTTCCCGAACGCCGCCGAGCCGTGATCCGGCAGGTAGTACGCTCCGAAGGCGCCGAACCGATCGTGGGCGGAGGCCAGGGGAATGTCCTCGGCGGTCGCGGCGGTGTCGAAGCCCGGCGTGCTGGAGCCGTGGTCACCCTGGAGCAGGATGACCGGCGGCACGTCAGAGGCCCGCAGGACCGCCGTGACCAGCTTCAGCACCATCCGGTTGGTGCATTCGATCTGGCCGATGTAGCGGCTTCCCGGCCTCGACCCGGCGGCCAGTTTAGGGCCGAGTGGCCGGCAGTCCGACTGGAAGGTGAACGGCTGGTGCGGACTCAGCACATGCGCCAGGCCGAACACCGGTCCGGGAATCCTGGGCACCTGGGCGACGGCGGCCAGAGTGCGGATGGTCTGCTCGCCATCCGCGGCGCTCCACCTGGTTTCCCGGTGGAGCAGATCCAGCATGGAGGCGATTCGCAGATCACGGCGGAGCTCGGTTCGGCTCAGCTCCCGCGCTGGATCGAATCCGTCGCTCCCGTCGAACTCCAGATCCGCGCTCCCGTTGTGCCGGGTGGCGGGCCACCACAGCGATGGGAAAAAGGCGAAGGTGTAACCCTGCGACTTGAGGAATTCGACGGCGCGGTTGTGCTCGACCAGATGGTTGGCCAGCCTCGGATTGCCCGTCCGGCTGCCGACATCATTGGGGAGATCGGCGAGCTGGCTGGCGTTGAGGAGCGAGGGAAGCGAGATCAGCGTGTGCAGGTAGTTGCTGTGGACCACCGGAACCACGAAGCCGAGCCGCCGCAGGCTGTCCAGGAAGACGTGGTTGTCGAACCCATACCGCGCCCCAGTGACCTCGGCGTTGGCGTATTCGTCGAGGATGATGAGATAGATGTCGCGCTTGGGTCCACTCGCAGCGCCGGGCCGCACCCGGATCGGCTGTGCCAGCCGCCGAACCACCGCGCTCCCCCGGATCGCCAGGGCGCTGCGCAGCTCGGTCCGCCCGATGGAGAACGCGGACCACCCCACGAGGAGCCCACCCAAAAGCGTCAGGAAGATCGTCAGACGGTCCAGCACGGCCGGTCGATGGAGGAGCCACCAGGCGAGCCCGAGCGTCACCACCGCGCCGATGGGAAAGACCACCAGGTGAGTGGTGATATCCCCCCTGTGGCCCACCCGATCGACGACCTGGACGTAGCCCCAGAACCAGAGGACCGCCGCGAGCACCGCCAAGGGCGGCAGGCGTCCACCCCAGCGGCCGCGCGCCACCAGCGCCGCCACTCCGTAGAGCAAGCCGCATCCTGCCAGCACCACGGCCACCACGACCGCGAGGTCGTCGAGCCTGGACCACCCTGGATTGGAGGCGACCAGGTGAACGACGGGAACGACAGCCAGGAGGAAAGGGTAGAGCCGGGCCGGCGAGCTCCCGCCTACTGCTTGTCGGTCCACCTGTTGCGGCCAGGCAGGAGCGACTTGAAGAAGGTCTTCGCACCCTCGCGCACCCGGGAGAACATGGCCACGACGGACAGCACGCCAGCGGCGACGATTTGGAGCAGGAGGCTCCCTGCCGTAGGATCGATATACATGCGCGGCCTCGCTGGGTGTGATGGACTTGAGCCGGATTCGTGACCAATCCGTTACCCCTGCAAGATACCACAGCCGCGCCCGGAGGCGAGGTGAGGTGCCGCACATGGCCGACAGGTCCGGGGCCGGCCAGGTCCGTTCAGGGAGTGCTGTGGTTGAGGATGGCCCAGCTAGCGGCCGCCTCCAGCAACGCTAAGTCCGATAGGGGGATGGTTGAGGGCGCGGTCCGCTGCACCAGGCCGGTCACCGAGCGTCCCGAGAGCCCGGCGTAGATCACCAGTGCGGCGAGATAGCTGCCCGTCGGGGTGGGGTGGAAGTGGTCGGCCGCGAGCAGCTCGAGCGTTGGCTTGCGCCGGAGCGCCTCGCGGATCGCCTCGCCGGCGGGGAGCAGGAGGCCGTCGACGGACCGGGCGGCGGCAGTGTAGGACTCGGTGACCGCATCCCAGTCGCCGGACCGATCGAGCGGGGGCCAGACCATGTAGAGCGCCGGCCGGCCGCCGGCCGCGCGGATCCGCTCGGCGAACCGCCCGGCATCGCGCAGCAGCAGCACCCGGCTTTCCGGCAGAGCCGAGGGACCCTGCTGCAGCACCACGATGTCCCAACCGCCGCGGTCGATCGCGGCCAGGGCGTCGCCCTGATTCCAGAGGTCCTCCAGGCTCGCCCCGCCGAAATCCACCGACTCGGTCGTGACTCGCGGCCCATCGGCCGCCTCGGCGATGCCCGCCACCAGGCCGGGCAAGTCGTTGAACTGGGTCAGGCTGTTGCCGAGGAAGAGCACCCTGAGGTCGGCGTCCGACGGGGGGTCGGACGCGGCGGAGCCGCAGCTCGTCAAGGCAAGCGTGAGGACAAGCCAGAGGACGGCGCGCATAGCCAGCCTGGGAAGAGGGTTTTTTCGGAGGTTCAGGAAGCAACGAAGCGAGACAGGAGCCCGCCCAGGATCGCGCCGCCCAATAGGGGGACGATATTGAGGAGGGAGACCGCCACACCGCCCAGCCCGGCCAGCACACCCCAGACCCACCAATGTGTTAGGTATGACACTCCTGCCGCCGCCAGGACTCCGGTGAGCACGGCGGGCAGAAACACCGCGAGCACGGCCCGTTTCACGGAGCCCGCCTTGCTCCCTCCGACCAGTCCGGCGATGAACGGCCCTACCCCAGGCAGCCAGAAGAGCAGCAGCGAGAGCCCTCCCATCCAGTTCATCGCGGAGACCAGGCTGCCGCGGCGCGCGGCCGGTGGCCGAGCCGGCAGATCGCGCTTCCCCTCCCCACTCATCGGATTAGCTTTCGGATTCCCGAACCCGAGCGCCTCGCCCGTCTCACGGCCATCGCATGCAGCCGTCCTCCACCCGATGTTTTCTCCTGCTGGTTGATGGCCTCCGTCCCGACGTGGCGGAGGAGCGCCTGGCCGCCGGCGCGCTGCCCAACCTGGAGGCGATGCTCCAGTCCGGCGGGCGGACCCGCGCGATCACCGTGTTCCCCTCGACCACCAGCGTCGCCTACCTGCCGTTTCTCACCGGCTGCACCCCGGGACGCTGCAACATTCCATCCATCCGCTGGCTCGACCGCCGCGCCTACGGTGGCCGCTGGTGGCGTGACCGCGGAGCCGTGCGGAGCTACTGCGGGTACCAGGCGCCGCTCCTGGACCAGGACATCGCTTCCGACGTGCGCACCATATTCGAGCTGGTGCCCGAGAGCGTCGGCATCTTCACTCCGATCGCGCGCGGGCTCTCTCCGGCCGGCGACCCTGCGCGACGGGAGCGCCAGGCCTGGGGCGCGCTGGCGCACTACGCCCAGTGGCATCAGCCATCCGACGAAGCCGTCGCCCGGCACCTGCTGCGCGCGGCCCGGGGCGCGGCACGGTTCGTGTTCGCTCAGTTCCCCGCGGTGGACGGTTACACCCACCAGACCAACCCGGACTCGGCGCCGGTTCGGCGAGCGCTGGCTCGGGTGGATGCGACGGTGGGCCAGCTGCGCGAGATGCTCCGGCGGCGAGGGGAGCTGGAGCGGTCGCTGATCCTGGTTGTGAGCGATCACGGGGCCACCGTGGTACACACCCATCTGGACCTGGCGCAGTGGTTCCGCGCCCGCGGCGTGCCGACGCTCTCTCATCCCATCACCTGGGAACGAAACCCGCGTGCCGCCGTGATGGTGGCGGGAAACGGCTCGGCCATGGTCTACGCGCAGCCCAACGTCCGCCGGGAGGAGCGCTGGCCGGTCGAGCGGCTCCGCCACCCGGACGCCTTCGGCAGCCCGGGCGACCTGGTAGACGCGCTCCTTGCCGAGCCTTCGGTGGCGCTGGTGGCGGGCGAAGCGGCGGAAGGGGGGGTGTGGGTCGGCACCGCGAAGGGAACCGCCATCATCGCACGTGCGGGCGGGACCATCCGGTATCGCCCGATCCACGGCGATCCACTCGCCATGGGCGGCCCACGGACCGGGTCGGAGCGGGAGTGGCTGGAGTCGACCTGGGATGCGGAGCTCCCCGACGCAGCCTATCACCTGCTGGATCAGTTCCGGGCCGATCGAGCGGGCGACCTGCTGGTCGTGGCGCGGGAAGGCTACGATTTTCGAGAGCGTTTCGAGGTGCCCGAGCACCGCTCCGGCCACGGGAGCCTCATCCGCGGGCACATGCAGACCCCGGTGTGGGCCAGT encodes:
- a CDS encoding methyltransferase domain-containing protein; the protein is MSPIAMEQEPGTYVLATGGAAAYRLRILHQVYGAGSRRLLRLAGLGAGMRVADLGCGIGQVTADLAELVGREGHVVGVDLSRAQLDEADELIQERGLTNVTFVEASAAATGLPAASFDLVYCRYLLIHLAEPDAALREMHRLLRPGGMLVCEDGDLTSAGSEPASALGLFAELFGALGPKRGVDYTLGRRLYQMIRAAGFASPDIAFNQPAFARGDGKRLLELSVAEAGPAFVEAGLISAEALRDGVLAMRRLAGDETVLAIMPRMAQVCAAKLAA
- a CDS encoding alkaline phosphatase family protein — encoded protein: MQPSSTRCFLLLVDGLRPDVAEERLAAGALPNLEAMLQSGGRTRAITVFPSTTSVAYLPFLTGCTPGRCNIPSIRWLDRRAYGGRWWRDRGAVRSYCGYQAPLLDQDIASDVRTIFELVPESVGIFTPIARGLSPAGDPARRERQAWGALAHYAQWHQPSDEAVARHLLRAARGAARFVFAQFPAVDGYTHQTNPDSAPVRRALARVDATVGQLREMLRRRGELERSLILVVSDHGATVVHTHLDLAQWFRARGVPTLSHPITWERNPRAAVMVAGNGSAMVYAQPNVRREERWPVERLRHPDAFGSPGDLVDALLAEPSVALVAGEAAEGGVWVGTAKGTAIIARAGGTIRYRPIHGDPLAMGGPRTGSEREWLESTWDAELPDAAYHLLDQFRADRAGDLLVVAREGYDFRERFEVPEHRSGHGSLIRGHMQTPVWASEALPAAPLRTVDLFPAVADWLGVPLPPGIDGAPVWLPGFQRRRERVPAGAHADERATAKTAQA